The DNA sequence GCGTTATAGTTGTTAAAGATGTAAATCCCTTAGATTTCTCTTTAGCTTTAATTAAGGCTTTATACTTAGCTTTTTTTTTAGTTCAGCTACAGATTTATAGCCTAAGTCTTCGGCAGCTACCTCAAGGTATGAATCTAAAACCAAAGTATCTAAATCCTTTTTAATCAGTAGTTTTTTAAGCTGTTCAATCTCTTTTTGAAGTGCTTTAATTCTAGATATTTCGTCTTTTGTTTCCACTTTTACTCTGGTGTTCATTAGATCTTTACG is a window from the Pseudalgibacter alginicilyticus genome containing:
- a CDS encoding transposase yields the protein MYKNDKVIRRYSEPFKLKILAELTTGKHTKSELCKLYSIAPTTVNEWIKKYNRKDLMNTRVKVETKDEISRIKALQKEIEQLKKLLIKKDLDTLVLDSYLEVAAEDLGYKSVAELKKKLSIKP